A region of Sulfurimonas sp. DNA encodes the following proteins:
- a CDS encoding ATP-binding protein, which produces MIEQLHKNFLQYLKNQKETYKRYIWGTINHNDKLIGIIGARGVGKTTYILQYLEQLDIPLSKKLYISADNIELFDSSLLEIAKEFSLLGGEVLAIDEIHKYKNFEIELKQMHDMLDLKVIFSGSSAINIEHSKADLSRRAVLYRVNGLSYREFLEIKLDISFSTYTLEDILKNHLDIVNSDFKSFKPLEFWMEYLKYGFYPFYFQNQDTYNIKLNETINTVIEVDIPSIFKIKYEKINNLKKLTKLICTSKPYTLNIKELSNRIDVDRDTLYQYLEYLHQGKIFNILRSKSKGDNIFLKPDKIYLNNTNLNYTYCQNQEIGTIRETFFANQLNLLHIVFVPSKGDFIIDDKYIVEVGGKNKNYNQIKDIENSFIIADDIESGFGNKIPLWLFGFLY; this is translated from the coding sequence ATGATAGAGCAACTACACAAAAACTTTTTACAATATCTAAAAAATCAAAAAGAAACATACAAAAGGTATATATGGGGTACCATAAATCACAATGATAAACTCATAGGTATTATAGGTGCAAGAGGTGTAGGTAAAACAACATATATACTACAATATCTTGAGCAACTTGATATACCTTTGTCTAAAAAACTCTATATAAGTGCTGATAATATTGAACTATTTGACAGCTCACTCTTAGAAATAGCAAAAGAGTTTTCTCTTTTAGGTGGTGAAGTTTTAGCTATAGATGAGATACATAAGTACAAGAACTTTGAGATAGAACTAAAGCAGATGCACGATATGCTTGACTTAAAAGTAATTTTTTCAGGATCATCAGCTATAAATATTGAACACTCTAAAGCAGACCTTAGCAGACGAGCTGTATTGTACAGAGTAAATGGACTTTCATATAGAGAGTTTTTAGAGATAAAACTTGATATTAGTTTTTCTACTTATACACTTGAAGATATTTTGAAAAATCATTTAGACATAGTGAACAGTGATTTTAAATCTTTTAAACCTTTAGAGTTTTGGATGGAGTATTTAAAGTATGGTTTTTATCCATTTTATTTTCAAAATCAAGATACATATAATATAAAACTAAATGAAACTATAAATACAGTTATAGAAGTAGATATACCCTCCATATTTAAAATAAAATATGAGAAAATAAATAATCTAAAAAAACTCACAAAACTAATATGTACTTCTAAGCCGTATACTTTAAATATAAAAGAACTAAGCAATAGAATAGACGTGGATAGAGATACTTTATATCAATATTTGGAGTATCTGCATCAGGGAAAAATTTTCAATATCTTACGCTCAAAATCAAAAGGTGATAATATATTTTTAAAACCAGATAAGATTTATCTAAACAATACAAATCTTAACTACACTTATTGTCAAAATCAAGAGATAGGAACTATACGAGAGACTTTTTTTGCAAATCAGTTAAATCTCTTACATATAGTTTTTGTACCATCAAAAGGTGACTTTATTATTGATGATAAATATATAGTAGAAGTTGGCGGTAAAAATAAAAACTACAATCAGATAAAAGATATAGAAAATAGTTTTATCATAGCTGATGATATCGAGAGTGGTTTTGGAAATAAGATTCCTTTATGGTTATTTGGGTTTTTGTATTAA
- a CDS encoding HAMP domain-containing sensor histidine kinase — protein MLKHEKKAFIKFFITYFGSVAILILASGFFYFQDQKKMLIEKEHFSMIEHIRQLKMKQPLPTRSSITYKIVDNKLPNFNIDNFKIKEDYFEKYLPYTWDGEYVLVKKDKEEFYKKLFSTKVEIVSGQILLLLLFALISYFLALRALRPMQEAIMKLDNFSKDLIHDLNTPLTSILLNMKLLEKNSNFNGNKPLSRIKKNVENISELHNNLTTLLQEDTMLVDEQNIVKIIEDVVLTHQKIYTHLEYKIELKEFNASVNTNAFSQVLTNLISNASKYNKQDGFIKIYSANRVLCIEDNGIGIKNPSEIFNRSYVEQKSGTGIGLDITKRLCEAMDIEISATSQVDVGTTVSLKFKN, from the coding sequence TTGTTAAAGCATGAAAAAAAAGCATTTATAAAGTTCTTTATCACTTACTTTGGTAGTGTAGCCATACTTATCTTGGCATCTGGGTTTTTCTACTTTCAAGACCAAAAAAAGATGCTTATAGAAAAAGAGCATTTCTCTATGATAGAGCATATCAGACAACTAAAGATGAAACAACCACTACCTACTCGCAGCTCTATAACATACAAGATAGTAGATAATAAACTGCCAAATTTTAATATTGACAACTTTAAAATAAAAGAAGATTATTTTGAAAAGTATCTTCCTTATACTTGGGATGGAGAGTATGTTCTTGTAAAAAAAGACAAAGAAGAGTTTTATAAAAAACTTTTTTCTACCAAAGTAGAGATTGTCTCAGGGCAGATTCTTCTTCTTTTACTGTTTGCTCTTATTAGTTATTTTCTTGCACTTCGAGCACTTAGACCGATGCAAGAAGCCATCATGAAGCTAGATAACTTTTCAAAAGACCTCATTCACGACTTAAACACGCCTCTAACTTCTATACTTTTAAATATGAAACTTCTAGAGAAAAATAGTAACTTCAATGGCAACAAACCACTTAGTAGAATAAAAAAGAATGTTGAAAATATCTCTGAGCTTCACAACAACCTCACTACCCTACTTCAAGAAGATACGATGCTTGTAGACGAGCAAAATATTGTTAAAATTATAGAAGATGTAGTCTTGACTCATCAGAAAATATATACGCATCTAGAGTATAAGATAGAGCTAAAAGAGTTTAACGCATCTGTAAATACAAATGCTTTTTCTCAGGTTCTCACAAATCTTATCTCAAATGCAAGTAAGTATAACAAGCAAGATGGTTTCATCAAAATCTACTCTGCCAATAGAGTTTTATGCATAGAAGATAATGGCATCGGGATTAAAAATCCTAGTGAGATATTTAACCGTTCTTATGTGGAGCAAAAAAGTGGAACAGGAATAGGACTAGACATTACAAAACGCCTCTGCGAAGCTATGGACATAGAAATATCCGCCACTTCACAAGTAGATGTTGGTACTACTGTTAGTCTGAAGTTTAAAAACTAA
- a CDS encoding response regulator transcription factor, which produces MARILLVEDDQILSETLLELLEDEGYDLTLAQRANEALDATYSNEFELMLLDVNIPDMNGFELLQMLRSSGNTTPSIFLTSLNDIASLSRGFEVGADDYIKKPFDFDELIIRIQALLRKSFNAQNNEVKYNSLVYKISTNELLDAGKLIQLAPQEQKLLSLLFKRIDETITKQELLHELDSVNESSEGALRVYITKLRKVGLEIQTIKGTGYRLVKA; this is translated from the coding sequence ATGGCAAGAATACTCTTAGTTGAAGATGACCAAATACTTTCCGAAACATTGCTAGAGTTACTTGAAGATGAGGGTTATGACCTGACTCTTGCTCAACGTGCTAACGAAGCCTTAGATGCTACTTACTCAAATGAGTTTGAACTTATGCTTTTGGATGTAAATATTCCAGACATGAATGGTTTTGAGCTACTCCAGATGCTAAGAAGTTCAGGAAACACAACTCCTTCTATATTTTTAACATCTTTAAATGACATAGCATCTCTGTCTCGTGGTTTTGAAGTTGGTGCAGATGACTACATAAAAAAGCCTTTTGATTTTGATGAGCTTATTATCCGTATACAAGCACTTCTTAGAAAGTCGTTTAATGCTCAAAACAATGAAGTAAAGTATAACTCTTTAGTTTATAAAATCTCGACAAATGAACTCCTAGATGCTGGCAAACTTATTCAACTTGCTCCACAAGAGCAGAAACTACTCTCCTTGCTATTTAAACGCATAGATGAGACCATAACGAAGCAAGAGTTACTTCACGAGCTAGACAGCGTAAATGAATCTAGTGAAGGCGCACTTAGAGTCTACATAACAAAACTACGAAAAGTCGGTTTAGAGATTCAAACCATTAAAGGTACAGGATACAGACTTGTTAAAGCATGA
- a CDS encoding nucleotide-binding protein — MNFELLHNDYEKIEYLYNILIDRATGGSVNEEEYKLLRSELLNNKSLTNFMPSWLRTNRNLDSFWGFIKPKFDSYAERRTFLTNEFSQILDHLEFGTELNNHKKDMYLKEEITEDQKVLKNKVFIVHGHDNETKQEVARFVQNLGLEAIILHEQVSSGMTIIEKIEHYTNEADFAIVLYTPCDKGRGATETKVHPRDRARQNVVFEHGYLMAQLGRKHVCALVKGDIETPSDISGVVYTDMDISGAWKISITKELNACGYNVSSII, encoded by the coding sequence TTGAATTTTGAACTTTTACATAATGATTACGAAAAAATTGAATATTTATATAATATATTAATTGATCGTGCTACTGGTGGATCTGTAAACGAAGAAGAGTATAAGTTATTGAGAAGCGAATTATTAAACAATAAATCTTTAACAAATTTTATGCCTAGCTGGCTAAGAACAAATCGAAATTTGGATTCGTTTTGGGGCTTTATTAAGCCTAAATTTGATTCATATGCAGAAAGAAGAACTTTTTTAACAAATGAATTTTCACAAATATTAGATCATTTAGAATTTGGAACTGAGCTTAATAATCATAAGAAAGATATGTATTTAAAAGAAGAAATAACAGAGGATCAAAAAGTGCTTAAAAATAAAGTTTTTATTGTTCATGGACATGATAACGAAACAAAGCAAGAAGTGGCAAGATTTGTTCAGAACCTTGGGTTAGAAGCTATTATCCTGCATGAACAAGTAAGTAGCGGAATGACAATAATTGAAAAAATAGAACATTATACGAATGAAGCTGATTTTGCCATAGTTCTATATACTCCATGCGATAAAGGAAGAGGTGCAACAGAAACTAAAGTACATCCAAGAGATAGAGCAAGACAAAATGTTGTTTTTGAACATGGATACTTAATGGCACAATTAGGAAGAAAACATGTGTGTGCTTTAGTCAAAGGAGATATAGAAACACCAAGTGATATTAGTGGTGTAGTGTATACTGACATGGATATATCTGGAGCATGGAAAATAAGTATTACTAAAGAATTAAATGCTTGCGGATATAACGTAAGTTCAATTATTTAG
- a CDS encoding type II toxin-antitoxin system RelE/ParE family toxin gives MYTIKETEQFSKWLLKLKDIKGKVTILRRVDRMKHGNFGDFKSVGNTLYELRITSGPGYRVYYTKEDEKIIILLICGDKSSQGDDIKKAKKIIKEQGDA, from the coding sequence ATGTACACGATAAAAGAAACTGAGCAATTTTCAAAATGGCTTTTAAAACTTAAAGATATTAAAGGAAAAGTTACCATACTTCGTAGAGTTGATAGAATGAAGCATGGAAACTTTGGAGACTTTAAATCTGTCGGAAACACTTTGTATGAGCTTAGGATTACATCAGGTCCTGGATATAGAGTTTACTATACTAAAGAGGATGAAAAAATAATTATTTTACTTATTTGTGGAGATAAATCCTCACAAGGTGATGATATAAAAAAAGCAAAAAAAATTATAAAGGAGCAGGGAGATGCATAA
- a CDS encoding addiction module antidote protein produces the protein MHNLTTFDIAEYLDDKEVIAEYLTQVLQDGNNNEFLEAIGNIAKANGMTQIAKDTGLGRESLYKSFSAGAHPKFETVSKVLNSLGIKLQATA, from the coding sequence ATGCATAATTTAACTACATTTGATATAGCTGAGTATCTTGACGATAAAGAAGTAATAGCAGAGTATTTAACACAAGTTTTGCAAGATGGAAATAACAATGAATTTTTGGAGGCTATCGGGAATATTGCAAAAGCAAACGGAATGACTCAAATAGCAAAAGATACTGGTTTAGGAAGAGAAAGTTTGTATAAATCTTTTAGTGCTGGTGCTCATCCTAAATTTGAAACAGTTAGTAAAGTTTTAAATTCACTTGGTATAAAATTGCAAGCAACGGCTTAA
- a CDS encoding adenylate kinase yields MKKLFLIIGAPGSGKTTDAELIAEENDAITHYSTGDMLRAEVATKSELGLEIDQYISKGLIVPIAVAIKTITNAIKNAPTDIIIIDGYPRSMEQLNALDEYLVDGSALELCSVIEVHVSEETARDRVLGRARGADDNNEVFNNRMKVYTEPLADIQSFYTTKNILKVISGEGTIEKIVAEMGIFIESKI; encoded by the coding sequence ATGAAAAAACTATTTCTTATAATTGGCGCACCAGGCTCTGGTAAGACTACAGATGCAGAGCTTATAGCCGAAGAAAATGACGCTATAACACACTACTCTACTGGCGATATGCTTAGAGCTGAAGTTGCAACTAAAAGTGAACTTGGACTTGAAATAGACCAGTATATTTCTAAAGGTTTGATAGTACCTATTGCGGTAGCTATTAAAACAATCACTAATGCTATTAAAAATGCCCCTACTGATATCATCATTATAGATGGTTATCCTAGAAGCATGGAGCAGTTAAATGCTTTAGATGAGTATTTAGTTGATGGCTCAGCTTTAGAGCTTTGTAGTGTTATAGAAGTGCATGTAAGCGAAGAAACTGCAAGAGATAGAGTTCTTGGTCGTGCTCGCGGTGCTGATGATAACAATGAAGTGTTTAACAACCGCATGAAAGTCTACACTGAACCTCTAGCAGACATACAATCTTTCTACACTACTAAAAATATTCTAAAAGTGATTTCTGGTGAAGGGACTATAGAAAAGATAGTTGCTGAGATGGGAATATTTATAGAATCTAAAATATAA